A window of the Procambarus clarkii isolate CNS0578487 chromosome 19, FALCON_Pclarkii_2.0, whole genome shotgun sequence genome harbors these coding sequences:
- the LOC123757700 gene encoding anti-sigma-I factor RsgI2-like, which produces MEAPTAPVSPSTEDGPLKDRQFSLVKLDQNFKTKLTIPGKVDTPVTTPGKVDTPVTTAGKVDTPVTTPGKVDTPVTTPGKVDTPVTTAGKVDTPVTTPGKVDTPVTTPGKVDTPVTTAGKVDTPVTTPGKVDTPVTTPGKVDTPLAASGNVDTLMTTPSKVNMPLTTPVKVNLSRGATSPWLRISHNSLVFQ; this is translated from the exons ATGGAGGCACCAACTGCTCCAGTTTCCCCAAGCACAGAAGATGGACCGCTGAAGGATCGGCA GTTTAGTTTGGTTAAACTTGACCAAAACTTCAAG ACAAAGTTGACAATACCAGGCAAGGTTGACACGCCAGTGACAACACCAGGCAAGGTTGACACGCCAGTGACAACAGCAGGCAAGGTTGACACGCCAGTGACAACACCAGGCAAGGTTGACACGCCAGTGACAACACCAGGCAAGGTTGACACGCCAGTGACAACAGCAGGCAAGGTTGACACGCCAGTGACAACACCAGGCAAGGTTGACACGCCAGTGACAACACCAGGCAAGGTTGACACGCCAGTGACAACAGCAGGCAAGGTTGACACGCCAGTGACAACACCAGGCAAGGTTGACACGCCAGTGACAACACCAGGCAAGGTTGACACGCCTTTGGCAGCATCAGGCAACGTTGATACATTGATGACAACACCAAGCAAGGTTAACATGCCTCTCACAACACCCGTCAAGGTTAATCTGTCCAGGGGGGCAACATCACCATGGCTACGCATCTCGCATAATTCTCTAGTCTTTCAATAA